From one Leptospiraceae bacterium genomic stretch:
- a CDS encoding FecR domain-containing protein, whose amino-acid sequence MKSLNSNKIVVSVLLFLIFFFSLLLYFDFKRKIGIGDKEIIGIIRYKEKLIQRKIDGQVVWETVDRDTPITNLDSVRTADRSNVTIELNDKTQIDMDQNSMILLDFSNQNINLDFAYGAFTAKRSENENTSESKLNIKSGDKTIELQKSDVKLTKTDDKNLNLTVDKGNATIKTKEGEQVIQKDQLVTVKEEKVEVQANPVKLTNPLDRSIFMTAKDLVAVSFSWEPQSPSQKQVDSVTNLEISEDYQFIKKTKKISVTKENSAELQLPTSTYYWRVVTNNQNKPPVVSEVRKFSLINEEPIKLFSPANKAKYTYTNSLPIVTFSWNKSEYASSYKLEIARDNEFKDIVKSLDSHTNRFGFDGLTDGKYFARVSSKFVSANTAAQVSEIVMFSVEKKVDLDPVEITALDTTTTTVTAVEKEKFVLNWKGSPEYTNYEVQISDDKSFNNILENQKVTKNFHVPSKYLKKNSYYWRVRGITKDGKNSNYSTSKFEIKEPASLEFIFPKDNEEFAVRQSDKIDFKWNKVDLYGNFKLEISNKPDFTSIYKSETTASFGTSLDGFNPGTYYVRLSLVNSETNEELLKSKPRSFKIPLLLNEPILKSPRRSEVVDMSNLDTLNFNWEPVPNAVSYRIELFQKADNGDKLIVSDDVNTNQYVVKELNILDEGKFKWQIKAKVKSTEGKDFFSPIAVEFFTIALKSAPSSAPEIVTPKKQHIDKKF is encoded by the coding sequence ATGAAATCCTTGAATAGCAACAAGATTGTAGTATCTGTTTTGCTATTTTTAATTTTTTTCTTTTCGCTACTTCTTTATTTTGACTTCAAAAGAAAAATCGGGATTGGCGATAAAGAGATAATAGGAATTATCCGCTATAAAGAAAAACTTATCCAAAGAAAAATAGATGGGCAAGTTGTCTGGGAAACAGTTGATAGAGATACACCAATTACAAATCTAGATTCAGTTCGAACTGCTGATCGGTCAAACGTCACCATTGAATTAAACGATAAGACTCAGATAGATATGGATCAGAATAGTATGATTCTATTGGATTTTTCCAACCAGAATATCAATCTTGACTTCGCCTATGGAGCATTTACCGCTAAAAGATCGGAAAATGAAAACACAAGTGAATCAAAACTCAATATTAAGTCAGGAGATAAAACAATCGAGCTTCAAAAGTCGGATGTTAAACTCACAAAGACAGATGACAAGAATTTGAATCTAACTGTCGATAAGGGAAATGCTACTATCAAAACAAAAGAGGGAGAACAAGTAATACAGAAAGATCAACTTGTAACAGTCAAGGAAGAAAAAGTAGAAGTCCAGGCTAATCCCGTTAAGCTCACAAACCCCCTCGATCGTTCTATTTTTATGACTGCCAAAGATTTAGTTGCTGTTAGTTTTTCTTGGGAGCCGCAAAGTCCCAGTCAGAAACAAGTAGACTCAGTAACTAATCTTGAAATTTCCGAAGACTATCAGTTTATTAAAAAGACAAAGAAAATCTCCGTTACAAAAGAGAATAGCGCAGAATTACAATTACCCACTTCCACTTATTACTGGAGAGTAGTTACGAATAATCAAAATAAGCCTCCCGTCGTAAGCGAAGTCAGAAAGTTTTCCTTGATCAATGAAGAGCCTATTAAGTTATTTTCTCCTGCGAATAAGGCAAAGTATACCTACACAAACTCATTACCTATCGTTACATTTTCTTGGAATAAGAGTGAGTATGCGTCATCGTATAAGTTGGAAATTGCGAGAGACAATGAATTTAAAGATATTGTTAAGTCGCTCGATTCACATACAAATCGGTTTGGTTTTGATGGACTCACCGATGGAAAATACTTTGCAAGAGTCAGTTCAAAATTTGTATCTGCAAATACGGCAGCACAAGTCTCTGAAATTGTAATGTTTTCGGTGGAGAAAAAAGTAGACTTAGATCCTGTAGAGATTACTGCTCTTGATACAACTACGACAACAGTTACTGCCGTAGAAAAAGAAAAGTTTGTTTTGAATTGGAAAGGTTCGCCTGAATACACGAACTATGAAGTTCAGATTTCAGACGATAAGTCCTTTAATAATATTCTAGAAAATCAAAAAGTTACAAAGAACTTTCATGTTCCAAGTAAGTATTTAAAAAAGAACTCTTATTATTGGAGAGTCAGAGGGATTACCAAAGACGGAAAGAACTCAAATTATTCCACATCTAAGTTTGAAATTAAAGAGCCTGCGAGTCTCGAATTTATTTTCCCAAAGGATAACGAAGAGTTTGCGGTTAGACAATCAGATAAAATAGACTTCAAATGGAATAAGGTTGACTTATACGGAAACTTTAAGTTAGAAATTTCAAATAAGCCAGACTTTACTTCTATATATAAGTCAGAAACAACAGCTTCCTTTGGGACTAGCCTGGATGGTTTTAATCCGGGCACTTATTATGTGCGGCTAAGTCTTGTTAATTCTGAGACCAATGAGGAGCTTCTAAAGAGTAAACCTAGGTCTTTTAAAATCCCTTTGTTATTGAACGAGCCAATATTAAAGAGTCCAAGACGATCAGAAGTTGTAGATATGTCAAATCTCGATACATTAAACTTTAATTGGGAGCCAGTTCCAAATGCTGTTTCTTATAGAATCGAACTTTTTCAAAAAGCGGATAACGGTGATAAGCTTATAGTTTCAGATGATGTAAACACGAACCAATATGTTGTAAAAGAATTGAATATTTTAGATGAAGGCAAGTTTAAATGGCAGATTAAGGCTAAAGTTAAATCTACAGAAGGGAAGGATTTCTTTTCTCCGATAGCAGTAGAGTTTTTTACTATCGCATTAAAATCAGCGCCTTCGTCTGCACCAGAGATAGTAACACCCAAGAAACAGCATATTGATAAGAAATTTTAG